tgtgcatctagaccggatatcatgttgagtgtgggaatttgtgcaccgTTTCAagacgcacctaaggaaagccactttgtggcggtcaagagaatctttcgatatttggctcatacccaaaattttggcttatggtacccaagaggagcaaacttcaagcttgtaggttattcggactccgattgggcgggagacaaagtggataggaagtccacttccggagggtgccaatttcttggttgctctttggtgagttggtcctccaagaagcaaagttgtgtgtctctctcgtccatcgaGGCAGAGTACGTGGCCGCCAGTAGTTGCtgtgcacaacttctttggatgaggcaaactttaaaggattacagtgtcatttgtgacaaagtgcctctttggtgtgacaatgaaagtgccatcaagatttctctcaaccaggttcaacatttcaagacgaagcatattgagattcggtatcacttcatcaggatcacattaggcgaggggagatcgaactcaactatgtcaacactcatgataaccttgcagatattttcacgaagcctttggatgaagcaagatttcgcgagttaaggctgagctaaatatcattgatttgagcaatgtgacttgaacccttgcacaccccaccatactcaatttgctgtcctgtttaggtgtaggcatggacatagggggagtgttgttctctcaatgaactctccctcccccccattatgcataaattaatCAAGTCTGCCACATTAGCCATTttgatggcacttgtgcttcaaagacgagttgtggtcatgggcccaaggttaaaatcttcgcggcaccatacctcttgactcatacataggtggcctcggccaccgccctctcttgaagaggtgtgtggTTCTTGTCCTTTCTCTAGTGTTCTCGTTGCTGTGTTTTGCTTCCCTCTTCTTGCCTTTTGTTTTTCCCTTCTTTTTGAGCTAACCGTTTAGTGTCTAGTCTTTGGGTCTTgctgggcggtactgccgctggtggtgcgcggtactactgcttatgttgacaagcggtaccaccgcccacccgagcggtactaccgttgagggGCGGGACtagggggttatgtcggggcaggggaGGTTtcgtctcccccatacccattcgcaccgccccctcgttcctcttcgtctctccagcgtcgcctcgccgcgggagggctccggcgggccgccgtctccgggccatccctctccttttccttcggtggagtcgatccccaccccgtcctcttgccatggatgccggtattgcccccattCCTCCTCTCCTTTTGTCTAGATTTCAGATCTAGTGtgttaggggcaatagtggttgcatctcttgatttttggctaaatctaggcttgagtaggttggagatgGCAACTAGACTAGTTGGATTGATaattggtaggagtatttttgaatttggcagtccggtagtgccagatttgaccacggcagtagggaaccACCGTTTCCCCGTATTGAGCGGTACTACAGCTCCCTGTGaagaggtactaccgcttgggcggtactgccgcttatgGATCTTGGTACTACCGATGTTTGCCTAATTCCACCATGTTCCTGCCATTTTTTGATCTCTTTTACTGTGttttgtggcttatgctcgttctttctggttgttctgtgtgtccgtgtgtttggttccaggcgATGGTCCTTCTGAGCAGCATGCGCGCtgtgtcaaccccgggcgtgccacttccaagcgctaccgcacctctgagacaATGGCGGCCTCATCAAGTGTTCCACCAAGTGTTCCGCCTCAAATGAAGAAGATGAGTGCATCCAAGCCCAAGCCAAGGGCCAAGTCTGTGACAGAGATGTCTGCCAAGGAATTCTGGGAGAAGCGTCGACGCAACCCCTATGAGGTCGCTCAAGAACCTGCCTTGGTCAACCTCCCATTCTGGAATCGTTTTCAgtatgccatctactttgatgtgatcaaagccaagaagaatctttttgttgatgttcgctccatcgacGTTGCctttatggagaaggatcctgactactttggggaggctcttcagatgtgctctcagttgaatatcctcaggatcatgcagttcaacaaggattttgatgcagattggtggctcagttttatgccaccatccatcttggaacagatgaggacaggactctcacttggatgacaaatggcaggcTGCTTACTGTCAAGTGGAGGGCCTTcatggagcttctggaagttgaggATCAAGGTCTTGAGAACCCAGttggctttcgccctcaccgcaatgcaacTTCCACTCACAAGCAATCTCTCTGGCCATACTGTACCTTGAAGATTAACCCAGTGACtcagaaggagacctatgagctgccAACATTTCTGGATATTCTCCATCGCATCTTCAGGGAGACCCTCTTCCCTCGCATTGGCAACTTGGATATGGTACActcttatcttgtggacatgcttcttttctgtcaacatgagaaggaagaaaacactggagactctttggatatctctcatgtcatgtggtctgagttGGTTTCCGCCATCTCTGAGCGTAAGTGCCCTATCTATGGACCgtttatcatgttgctcattgagaaggcctgggagcgTGTGTATCCTAAGGTGGTACTGGAGACTGGGGATctagtttctcatgagatcaagagtctgaggaagaaggagaactgggGCACCGCAGCTCCGTGTTCTGGCGTTCCGCCTGGagctgctgacatggagaccgaggctgatgctgatgatgacgatgactatgagccatctggagcagagccctcttgggaaaagaagctcaagcgcaagatgaagaaactcttctgcatggagtctcacggtcagtatatgactcatgtggctgagaagcaggccaggagtcgtcacaaggagctcatgcgtcagttgggtgcgatcgttgccagcggttctgagggcaagatcactgatgaggaggagtggattcagcagcactgtccgtggaccgattcagacaccgagcagtttccAACTGAGGATGGCAGTGCAGACGATCCCGCCAGGATGTGATGATAGAGCCCCTCAGTTTACTATCACCTGGAGCCTTAGCAgcgctctttgcctttttggtgtctcgattccaaagggggagagagcttagggaATTGTCGTTGTCGAGTTGCGAGCGTGTGCTTGTGTGTGTTTGCCTTGCATGTCTTTCTCGCAAACTCTTTTCTCGTGTTGATGCTTGCTTGTGTTGGTTTGGTTGTGCTCGTGAGActtatctatcatatggtgtaagacatatgcacccTATCGCATCTTATTAGCTTATGTATCTTGTGCtatttatgttatgctcatatTACTATCTGCTTTAGTATTATCCTTATTGTGCAAGATATGCATTgttctataaaatatagggggaatgttgatcctagtatgtgcgccgtgcagtccaaagcacttatctagatagcgcacatctagggggagcccgtctatattttagagatgtggggtttgcttatgtcctatATTTTCCCCTTTGTgtaaatcccgtattgtcatcaatccaccaaaaagattataagggcatatttatccctaagatattttggtgattgatgacaatgcttttgcggactaatcgtgtgccttgagtatttcagacgtttcatcactaggcacaagacggtttttGTCCCCcttgaagactattgaagacggcgtttatcTATGTTTTTTtccggtggatttgagtcgtaggaaagccgtactattaagaggggtccgcATTGGTGAGGCTAGGGCGGAATCAGCACGTACACATCCCTTGTGCACCCTCTGAGCTTTTACGTTTCGTTGAAGGCTCCCTTTCTGCCTTCTCCCTGtggtctggtcccagcggtagtaccgcgaaccCCAGCGGTAGTAGCGCTCGAGAGCtagaagcggcagtaccgctccccagcgcggcagtaccgcttggagctctcagtcgtagtaccgctgcggctccgtgctcctaccgcctcgactcgaggtctctcctttcgtgtcgggttttgcggcacttgCTGCGGCaataggggcggtagtaccgctcctaggcggtagtaccgttcctaccaccacggtagtaccgccctggttccaggtccctctgctcccgTTCCTCTCACTGCGCGGCAGTACCACGAGGTGGACCCTGGACAGCGGTAGTaccccccagcggtagtaccgccctgtgcggggctcagcgggggtaacggttggattgtctcCCCCTTATAAatggaggtcttcttctccaagttgactcaCCTcgtttcccccaagctccattgttactccaaagctcattttcgtccgatctctctccctagccaatcaaacttgttgattgtctagggattggttgagaaggcccagatctacacttccaccaagagaaatttgattcccccactcatcccttgcggttcttgttactcttgggtgtttgagcaccctagacggttgaggtcacctcggagccatattccattgtggtgaagctccgtggtttcgttggaagcctccaattcggttgtggagagagccccaaccttgatTGTAAAGGTCCGGCCGCCGCCTCCAagagcaccaatagtggaatcacggcatctcgcattgtgtgagggcgtgaggagaatacggtggccctagtggcttcttggggagcattgcgcctccacaccgctccaatggagacgtacttcccctcaaaaggaaggaacttcggtaacacatcctcgtcttcaccggctccactcttggttatctcgtgcctttacttgtgcaagcttttcgTGTTGTATCCTTAGCTTGCTTGTGTACtttttgttgttgcatcatataggttgctcacctcgttgcatatctagataacctactttgttgcaaagtttaaattggtaaagaaaagctaaaaattgttagttgcctattcaccccccccccccttgtagtCAACTATACCGATCCTTTCAACTAGAGTTTCAGACCATCTCTGGACTTATCTCCGAGGTGTCGACAAGTGAAACCAGAGATACAACCTCGAGTTCCAGGTTGAACAATAGGATGTCCAGGGCATGACAGACGAGTATAAAAGTAAAGTCCAAAGCTTCAAGTTGTCCAATAGCTCTGCGTCCTGGACCTTGGCATTGGAGTCCTCGACCTCGCGTGCTTCTTCCTTTGCTTATCTCTTGTAATGAAGGAACGTGTTCTTCCTTATTTTTCTCGACGATGGCTTGGTTGATCTCACACCTTTGACATCCTCCCTCTTGCTTATTTTGTTTGGCTCAAACATTAAGATGCAACAGATAGGATGGTCAAATAATATATCATCCTTAAGAGTGGACTCTAGACACACGTAATGGAGAAGATTCATCTTTATATGTTATATTtacatgtactcccttcgttttttttagtctgcatataagatttgatcaaagtcatactttacaaagtttgagtaactttataagaaaattcaacatctacaataccaaagttATATGCTATGAAAACTAATTTGATCatgcatctaataatattgatttcatagtgTGAATGTTGATATCTTTTCGTACAAAGTTAGTtaaattttataaagtttgactttgatcaaatcttatacgcaaactaaaaagaaacaaaacGAGTGTACAGAAAGAGCATGATCCTTAGCTCCTCTCTTACATGCAAAGGCACTATGTGGATTCCATGAGCCACACGAATCGGGTCCTGGTCTCTGACCCGTCCTCCTCCTATCCCCTCGGATAGCCGGTGCATGATGACCGGCCCCATAGACCCCGTTCACCCAGCGTACGTCTCAGACACAAGAGGCAGccgtttccttccttttctttcccgCCTCCTCCGGCAGCGATGTTTCCTTCCCAAACAAAGGGCTCAGAAAGATCGTCGATCGCCACACTGCACCACCTGTCTCTTCCATACAAGGCTCCGCTGTCTATAAATATCGCCCGGCTCCGGCGCTCCTTCTGCTCTCTCGACCGATCCAGCAGTTCATACTTTTCCCGTGAAACACAAAGCATAAACAGCTCGATCGCCGGATACATGCGTCTCCTCTACCATTAGCTCCATCAAGCCTAGCTAGCTAGCGCGCGGCGATGATCCCGGCCGTCCCGGCGATCGTGGACGGCGGCTTCCACGCCGCCCAGAGCGCGAAAGCGCCGCTGCTTCCGGAGACCAACCTCAAGGGTGGCCGTCCTCCGGCACGGCAGAAGCGCCCGTCGACCGTTCTCCCGGCCATCGCGTGGACCGTGCTCCTTCTCGCGCTCGCCGGGCTCGTTGTCTACAGACAACGGCATGGCGACGGCCAGGCCGCCGCGCCGGGAGACCAGGTCGCGGCAGCGGGCCGCGCCGTGGAGGTGGCCGCCTCCCGCGGCGTCGTGCAGGGCGTGTCGGAGAAGTCCACCGCCCCGGCGCTCCTCGGCGGCGGCGCCTACGACTGGACCAACGCGATGCTGGCGTGGCAGCGCACGGCGTTCCATTTCCAGCCCCAGAAGAATTGGATGAACGGTAGATACGTCGCCATCGCTCTTCTTCCGTCCAATTCAATACGCTGAAACTTGGATACGTACGTCTCTGATACAAACATTTCCACTTTGCTAACTCGGTCTTGCGTTTTTGTCACGGACGTCTTGTGGGTTCCGATCGATCTCTTCTCATCGACGTCTCCAGATCCCAACGGTAAGTTGTTGCCGCCGGCCGATCAATCCAGACATGCACATGCATGCTGTGAAAAAATGCTTTATGGTTCCAACGTTTCTGGCTAGACGGTCCTATCAATGCACGACCCAATGATCGTGCGATCTACGTACTAGCTTTCATGTCTTAACTGTTGCGAGTTGTGAAATTCACGCGCACCGACTGGTCTCGCAGGTCCACTGTATTACAAGGGATGGTATCACCTCTTCTACCAGTGGAACCCGGACGGGGCGGTGTGGGGGAACATCACGTGGGGCCACGCCGTGTCGCGCGACCTCGTCCACTGGCTCCACCTGCCGCTGGCCATGGTGCCCGACCACTGGTACGACATCAATGGCGTCTGGACCGGCTCGGCGACGCAGCTCCCCGACGGCCGGATCGTCATGCTCTACACCGGCTCCACGGAGGACGGCGTGCAGGTGCAGCTCCTGGCCGAGCCGGCGGACCCGTCCGACCCGCTGCTGCGGCGCTGGGCCAAGTCGGAGGCGAACCCCGTGGTGGTGCCGCCGCCGGGCGTCGGGCTGACGGACTTCCGCGACCCGACGACGGCGTGGCTCAACCCGGCCGACAAGGCCTGGCGGATCACCATCGGGTCCAAGAACCAGGAGCACGCCGGGCTGGCGCTGGTGTACAGGACGGAGGACTTCGTGCACTACGACCTGCTGCCCACGCTGCTGCACGTCGTGCAGGGCACCGGGATGTGGGAGTGCGTGGACTTCTACCCGGTGTCCGCCGACCCGGCCGCCGGCGTGGGGCTCGACACCTCCGCCGCGCCGGGGCCCGGGGTGAAGCACGTGCTCAAGACCAGCCTCGACGACGACCGGAACGACTACTACGGCATCGGCACCTACGACCCCGCGACCGACCGGTGGGCGCCGGACGACGCGGCGATCGACGTCGGGAT
The window above is part of the Triticum aestivum cultivar Chinese Spring chromosome 2A, IWGSC CS RefSeq v2.1, whole genome shotgun sequence genome. Proteins encoded here:
- the LOC123189916 gene encoding beta-fructofuranosidase 1, which produces MIPAVPAIVDGGFHAAQSAKAPLLPETNLKGGRPPARQKRPSTVLPAIAWTVLLLALAGLVVYRQRHGDGQAAAPGDQVAAAGRAVEVAASRGVVQGVSEKSTAPALLGGGAYDWTNAMLAWQRTAFHFQPQKNWMNDPNGPLYYKGWYHLFYQWNPDGAVWGNITWGHAVSRDLVHWLHLPLAMVPDHWYDINGVWTGSATQLPDGRIVMLYTGSTEDGVQVQLLAEPADPSDPLLRRWAKSEANPVVVPPPGVGLTDFRDPTTAWLNPADKAWRITIGSKNQEHAGLALVYRTEDFVHYDLLPTLLHVVQGTGMWECVDFYPVSADPAAGVGLDTSAAPGPGVKHVLKTSLDDDRNDYYGIGTYDPATDRWAPDDAAIDVGIGLRYDYGKFYASKTFYDPVGRRRVLWGWIGESDSERADVLKGWASLQSFPRTVLLDTKTGSNLLQWPVVEVENLRMRGKRFDGLDLQPGSVVPLDVGRATQLDIEAVFQVQAGAAAGAEAPYNCSASAGAAGRGLLGPFGLLVLADDGLSEQTAVYFYLVRGADGKLSTHFCQDAFRSSKANDLVKAVYGSSVPVLDGEDLSVRILVDHSIVESFAQGGRTCITSRVYPTKAIYDSARVFFFNNATNVNVTAKSIKIWELNSAYIRPYPYSS